In a single window of the Rhodopirellula bahusiensis genome:
- a CDS encoding ArdC-like ssDNA-binding domain-containing protein produces MKKDEVKTLVQTGIDQLNTALAAGHTVRLKDVMKMMARFHKYSFNNCVLIAEQCPHATKVLGFHGWKAIGRSVKKGEKGIGITAPLAVRKKDSPADERKVFGFRVVHVFDLSQTEGDELPEFSEPAGDVERWIDSVERLIASKGIALKYGVLDGSTLGFSSLKKITVLSGLKPPMRLEVLVHELAHEILHPDKETRKRLTNTVKETEAQSVAHIVCQALGVEGLEHSAEYIHLHNGNSEVFADSMQRIQKCSSDILKSLFDDETRLVVSSDTADQRRPVPNVNLAA; encoded by the coding sequence ATGAAAAAGGATGAAGTAAAAACGCTCGTTCAAACGGGAATCGACCAGCTCAATACCGCTCTGGCAGCGGGGCATACTGTCCGTCTGAAAGACGTGATGAAAATGATGGCTCGATTTCACAAATACAGTTTCAACAACTGCGTACTGATTGCGGAACAATGTCCGCATGCAACCAAAGTGCTGGGCTTCCACGGTTGGAAAGCAATCGGACGGTCGGTCAAGAAGGGCGAAAAGGGAATCGGAATCACAGCGCCGCTGGCCGTCAGAAAGAAAGACTCGCCTGCCGATGAACGGAAGGTTTTCGGCTTTCGGGTCGTTCACGTGTTCGATCTCAGCCAAACCGAGGGTGATGAATTGCCTGAGTTCTCGGAACCGGCTGGAGATGTGGAACGCTGGATTGATTCAGTTGAGCGATTGATTGCTTCTAAAGGAATCGCATTGAAGTATGGCGTTCTCGATGGCTCGACTTTGGGTTTCTCTTCGCTGAAAAAGATCACTGTCCTTTCCGGATTGAAACCGCCGATGCGCCTGGAAGTTCTCGTTCACGAACTCGCTCACGAAATACTGCATCCCGACAAAGAAACTCGGAAACGTTTGACCAACACCGTCAAAGAAACTGAGGCACAATCTGTTGCACACATCGTTTGCCAAGCGTTGGGAGTTGAGGGCTTGGAACACTCTGCCGAATACATTCACCTGCACAACGGCAACAGTGAAGTGTTCGCCGACTCGATGCAGCGCATTCAGAAGTGTTCGTCCGACATTCTGAAAAGTCTGTTCGACGACGAGACACGATTGGTAGTGAGTTCCGACACTGCCGATCAACGTCGGCCCGTGCCGAATGTAAACCTTGCTGCCTAG
- a CDS encoding PQQ-binding-like beta-propeller repeat protein, with the protein MLRVATTAISILMLTVPCWSQSKIPLTEPTNRAIPTKIATANVYCFCTKDQFIAFVPAENQSSVHQIVASRGATPKPIEFPGAVKLLSCSPDGQTMAALVENTIYFAKRDSQQADHVAVSISPELESPSEFKWSADSKVVFAVRRGQPAIITRIVLDQSEPEQNFTIGNRIYDSFPSLNGKLFITFTSENVEIWRKGVSDNKIVEGRSSVVSGSADGRFIAFRSDRKLQVWTLDPLGKGATVAADEAKLIRFSDNGKRLVVAEIDDKVKCYSVSDDGQLSLNQEYDATSGCGWLSASGTIGACLSYSDSSRLMRVFNCEADAEIEVPVVTKGSFFGYDQPIFPEQYMLSKNGVWGLVEWPEGRLELFDVRSQLSVWGCRVPELEHVWLVDNGAKLLTIDKFGSLQIHDTTIGRVRRHNVIAESAPQPKRRMGDTRFRLQMLPDGRHCVVWCGASRREFIIIELATQKIVSRVKALDNGKGVVQAWRPSDDGSIICVIKDDVELLRTGFQTRGTGQSDNYGRFHMAVKPFRAKKYTHNIYDTKSGQKLRTIQWEFVDHASVRSWAHVSRDGKLCAAVARQWDGDGIGVEVRSTDTGEQVHAISMRDRRFSFAEFTRDNTGMWILTKDSLMRLDFGAKTLTPFLTDEVTNDKLIEHDPMRPTPLTDSNWQTSEFASFAESDTGWIATGHRKGFVNIWSAKDRQRYAFLRCGTELVRALAFSADGKYLMSWCADRNKLQVTEMSSILPPAPPEPMADQEVNLDF; encoded by the coding sequence ATGCTGCGAGTTGCTACGACGGCCATTTCGATATTGATGCTTACGGTTCCCTGCTGGTCGCAATCCAAGATCCCCCTGACCGAACCGACTAACCGTGCAATACCCACTAAAATCGCTACGGCGAATGTCTACTGCTTCTGCACAAAAGATCAGTTCATTGCTTTCGTGCCGGCAGAGAACCAGTCATCGGTGCATCAGATCGTTGCTTCCCGCGGTGCCACGCCGAAGCCAATCGAGTTTCCAGGTGCCGTAAAGCTTCTGTCATGTTCTCCCGATGGACAGACAATGGCGGCACTTGTGGAAAACACAATCTATTTCGCGAAAAGGGATTCGCAGCAGGCAGATCACGTCGCGGTGTCGATTTCACCAGAGCTTGAATCTCCCTCTGAGTTCAAGTGGAGTGCTGACTCGAAGGTTGTGTTCGCAGTACGACGTGGCCAGCCCGCGATTATTACGAGAATTGTTTTGGATCAGTCTGAACCTGAGCAAAATTTTACGATTGGTAATCGAATTTACGACAGCTTCCCCAGCTTGAACGGCAAGTTGTTTATCACGTTTACCTCTGAAAACGTCGAAATTTGGCGCAAGGGGGTAAGCGACAACAAAATTGTCGAGGGCCGGTCATCAGTTGTATCCGGGTCAGCGGATGGACGGTTCATCGCTTTCAGATCTGACCGCAAGCTTCAAGTTTGGACGCTTGATCCGCTTGGCAAGGGAGCAACGGTTGCAGCGGACGAAGCCAAGTTGATCCGTTTCTCCGACAATGGCAAAAGACTGGTGGTCGCCGAAATTGACGACAAGGTGAAGTGTTACTCGGTGAGTGACGATGGCCAACTTTCGCTGAATCAGGAATACGACGCCACCTCTGGATGCGGCTGGCTTTCGGCGAGCGGAACGATAGGAGCATGTCTTAGTTACAGCGACTCATCGAGGTTGATGCGCGTGTTCAACTGTGAAGCTGATGCGGAGATTGAAGTTCCAGTTGTGACAAAGGGCTCGTTCTTTGGATATGATCAACCAATTTTCCCTGAGCAATATATGCTCTCGAAGAATGGCGTTTGGGGTTTGGTCGAGTGGCCAGAGGGACGTTTAGAGTTGTTCGACGTCCGCTCACAGCTTTCCGTCTGGGGGTGCCGCGTGCCCGAACTTGAACACGTATGGTTGGTGGACAACGGAGCGAAGCTTCTGACGATAGATAAGTTCGGGAGCCTCCAGATTCATGACACGACTATTGGGAGAGTCCGCCGGCACAACGTAATCGCAGAATCGGCGCCGCAGCCAAAACGAAGAATGGGCGACACACGATTTCGACTTCAGATGCTGCCCGATGGGAGGCACTGCGTTGTTTGGTGCGGAGCGTCGCGGCGTGAATTTATCATCATCGAACTAGCAACCCAAAAGATCGTCAGTCGGGTGAAGGCTTTGGACAACGGAAAAGGTGTCGTTCAAGCTTGGCGTCCCTCAGATGATGGTTCGATCATTTGCGTCATAAAAGATGACGTTGAATTGTTGCGGACCGGGTTTCAAACGAGGGGAACCGGACAATCCGATAACTACGGTCGCTTCCACATGGCAGTCAAGCCGTTCAGAGCGAAAAAATACACCCATAATATCTACGACACAAAGTCCGGACAAAAACTCCGAACGATTCAGTGGGAATTTGTCGATCACGCCTCAGTTCGGAGTTGGGCACATGTTTCGCGAGATGGGAAACTGTGTGCGGCGGTAGCTCGTCAGTGGGACGGAGACGGGATAGGTGTTGAAGTCCGGTCGACAGATACCGGCGAACAAGTGCACGCGATTTCAATGCGTGACAGGCGATTCTCCTTCGCCGAGTTCACCCGCGACAACACTGGGATGTGGATTTTGACTAAGGATTCGTTGATGCGGCTCGACTTTGGTGCAAAGACACTCACACCGTTCCTCACGGACGAAGTAACCAACGACAAGCTCATAGAGCACGACCCGATGCGTCCGACGCCTTTGACGGATTCCAATTGGCAGACGTCAGAGTTCGCGTCGTTTGCTGAGTCTGACACAGGGTGGATAGCGACAGGACATCGCAAAGGTTTTGTGAACATTTGGAGCGCAAAGGATCGGCAGCGGTATGCTTTCCTTCGTTGCGGAACAGAACTTGTCAGGGCATTGGCTTTCTCTGCTGACGGCAAGTATCTGATGTCATGGTGCGCAGACCGTAATAAGTTGCAGGTCACTGAGATGTCATCCATCCTACCGCCAGCCCCACCAGAACCGATGGCCGACCAAGAAGTGAACCTCGATTTCTAA